GATACCAGCCCGATCGCCGTCATGGCCCAGAACGTCGCGCGCCAGCCGAACTGCAGGCCCAGCCAGGCACCGGCCGGCATGCCGAGCAGCGTGGCCAGCGTCAGTCCGGAGAACATCACCGAAATGGCCGAAGCGCGACGGTTGGCCGGCACCAGGCCGGTGGCCACCACGGCGCCGACGCCAAAGAACGTGCCGTGCGTGAGCGATGTCACCACGCGGGCAATCATCAGCGTGGTGTAGTCGGGCGCCATGGCGCAGGCGGCGTTGCCGATCGTGTAGATGACCATCAGGGCCATCAGCACCGCCTTGCGCGGCATGCGGCGGGTCAGCAGCGTCAGCACGGGCGCGCCGGCGAACACGCCGAGGGCATAGCCCGACACCAGCATGCCGGCCGAGGCGATGGTCACGCCCAGGTCGGCCGACACCTGCAGCAGCAGGCCCATGATGACGAATTCCGCGCAGCCGATGCCGAACGAGCCGGCGGTCAGCGCATACAGGGCGGCAGGCATGCGCGCGCGCGGGCCGGCGGCAGGGGTGGATAGGGGCGCAGCCATAAGAGGTTCTCCGGTGGGAGCCGGCTCGGGGCCGACGGTTGTATGGCAAGGAAGATGGCAAGGAAGGCGGCAGTTTCCGTCTTTCCGAGTTTCTGAAAAACGGGCAATATCGATAATCAGTTTCAAGATTTCATTGAGAATCATGGATCGCATTGGTGACATCGGGCTGTTTCTTCGGGTGCTGGACCTGGGATCGATCAGCGCGGCGGCGCGTAGCCTGGATATTTCGGTGGCGGTGGCCAGCCAGCGGCTGCAGCGGCTGGAGCGCGATCTCGGCGTCCGTTTGCTGCATCGCACCACGCGCCGCCTGCATGCCACGCCGGAAGGCGCGGTGCTGGCCGAACAGGGCCGGGCGTTGGTGGAAGACCTGGAGGCGCTGTCCGGATCGTTGCGACAGGCTGGGGCGGGCATTACGGGCACGCTGCGCGTGACCACCTCGGCATCGTTCGGGCGACAGTACGTGTCGCCGCTGCTGACCGCGTTCCTGCGGCGGTATCCCGGTGTCAACGTGAGCGTCAACCTGACCGACCATGTGCTGGACCTGGTCAGCAGCGGCTTCGACCTGGCCATCCGCATCGGGTCACTGGAGGATTCGACGCTGGTGGCGCGCAAGCTGGCCGACAACCAGCGCCTGCTATGCGCGTCGCCCGATTACCTGCGCGATCACGGCTGGCCAAAAACACCGCAAGAGCTGGCCGGGCATCAGTGCCTGGTGCTGGTCGGGGCGCAGGGAAGGTCGGATGTCTGGCGTTTCGACGATGGCAAGGGGGCGAAATTGCGGTGCGGGTGCGCGGCAGGGTAGAGGCCAATACGGGCGAACTGCTGGCCGACGCGGCGCTGGCGGGCTTCGGTATCGCCATGCATTCCACCTGGCACGTGTGCGATGACCTGCGGGCCGGACGCCTGGTGCAGGTGCTGCCCGACTATCCGATTGCCGTCACCGGCATCTACGCCGTGATGCCGCAACGCCGGCTGGTACCGCCGCGCGTGCGCGCGTTCGTGGACTTCCTGGCCGAACATTGGCGCGTGGCGCCGCCGGGCATGCCGGACTTGGGTTCGGGCGCAAGCTGACCTACATTGCTTTGTTGCGGCCGTGTGTCGGGAAGAGCGGACGGTTGTTGCGCGGTTGCTTATTTCTTGGGCAGTCCAGTGCGATGCCGCACAGACAGGGCCCCGGCGGCACGGCGTGGCAGGATATCCACAGAAGCTGTGGATATCCTCAACGTGGTCGATCCCACGTCCACGCGACCGCAGAAAAGCTATGCTCGGGCACCATCCTCGGTCAACTGTCAGCTTCGCGCCCGCTATGTGCAGGATTCCGATTGCCGCCGTGCCTTCTGCCGTGCCTTCTGCCGTTGTCCTGGCGTTATTGCTGGGTGGCTGCGTGCCCTATTACCGGGTTCCGTCCGGCGCGCCCTTTGCCAGCGTGCGCCTGATGACCAGTACCGACGACCGGACGACCTTCAACGTGCTTGACCCCGCAAAGTGCCCGTCGCCGCGTCCGCAGGTGCTGGCCGGCACGGGCAAGCAGCTGGCGTCGATGGGGCGCGAAGATACGCTGGACATGGCCGGCATGCCGCCCGAGCCGCCGTCGCGCACGCGCGAGCGCAAGGTGGTGCCCGGCAAGCGTCTCTATGTCGCGGTGACGTCGTACGCCGCGCCGCCGGCTGACGACGCGCGCTGCGCGGCCGGCGTGTCGTTCGTCCCGCAAGCGGGCGGGCAATATGAAATCCGGTATTGGCGCGACGACGCCGCGACGCAATGCTCGGCGCGCGTGCTGCGGCTGCAGCCGGATGCGGACGGCGGGGCAAAGGCGGTTCAGGAACCCACACAGCAGGGGTTTCGGGCGCTCAGGCCGGAGTACCTGTGCGAGGCCGGGCCCAGTGCAGGCGCCAGGGAAGGGGCGGGGCGGGGACGCGCTAGGCTGCGCGTCCCGCGATGCGACAGGGGGGGCGATCAGGCCTGTTCGATCAGGAAGCGCTCGGGGCGCTTGCCCAGCCATGCCGGTGCACGGCCGCGGCCGGACCACGTCTTGCCGGTCTTCGGATCGCGATACTTGGGCGGCAGGGCCGACGCGGCCTTCTGCGCCGCGCCGCTGCCGGCCGGACGCCCGCGACGGCGTTTCGGGGCGATATCTTCGACGGTCAGATCATAATCGGCCATCAGTTGGCGAATCTGCTCGATCACGCTGGCCACTTCATTGGCGCGAACTTCGCTGAGCTTTGCTTCCAGTGCTTCTTTTCAGCCAGCAGTTGCTTGTAAGTTGGCATTTCTGGATCCCCGTTCAGATTGGCGGTGCGTTGCGTATGGCTGCAATGCTGTCCGCATAACAAAAATATTACAAGAATTATCCGGAAAAGCACGATTCAAACGCGAATCCGAACGCAAAACGCGAAAGGAAAGCGAAAGAAATCGTCACTGGATTGACACCATGTTGGCACGCCATCCATCTTTTTATCGGATTGTTCCTGATTGTTTTGGTGCCGGATCGGAATTTGCCGATGGCGCCGGTGGGCATCCTAACCAGAATCGGTAATCGGAGGCAACCTTGGGCGCCGGGATATTCGTAAATGGGAGGCGCCGCGCTGGCGGGAAATCGATGGCGATTTTTACTCGCCAGAGGCTGACACCGACATTTGCCATCGACCGGAAAGGCAGTCAGTAACTCGCATGAATGTCAGCAATGATATTTCTGTCAGGCAATCGGCCGGGGGATTTGCCGACGTCCCGAATTTCCCGGCGACCGACACGCCGCGCAATGAAAAAAGCCCCCGGGGGAAAGTCCCGAGGGCCTGGAAATCCACCGGTCATCCCAGGTGGAGGAGACTCCGTTACCGCCGCCGCGGCAATCGCTGCCATCCGATGGCAACCGATTGGCGGCGGCGAGTTGTCTGAATCGAGATATCGTCAAATCGCCAAATCCTTTGGATCCTCGGACCCTCAGATCGCCCAGCCCCCGCATAAAACGCGGCCAGTGCCACGGCAATGGCTACCGTGCCAACATTGAGCTTGCGCCATTCACCGGCGACGATGCGGCCGATGACCAGCGTGCAGAAGCCGAGCATGATGCCGGTGACGATATTGCAGGTCAGTACGATAAACACGGCGCAGACCAGGCCCGACAGCGAATCGACCATGTCGTCCATATGCAGGCGCGACACGCTGGACAGCATCAGCAGCCCCACGTACATCAGCGCGGGCGCCGTGGCGTACGACGGCACCAGGCCGGCCAGCGGCGAGAAGAACATCACGGCCAGGAACAGCAGGCCGACGGTAACGGCCGCCAGGCCCGTGCGCGCGCCGGCTGCCACGCCCACGGTCGATTCGATGTAGGCCGCGGCCGGTGCGCCGCCGAAGAACGCCGAGAAGATCGAGCTGACCGAGTCGGCGGTCAGTGCGCGCCCGCCGTTGTGGATGCGGCCCGTGGCGTCGAGCTGGTTGGCCTGGCCGGCCACGGCGCGGATCGTGCCGGTGGCGTCGAAGACCGCAGTCATGACCAGGGCCAGCACGCTGGGCAGCACGGCGGCCGACAGCGCGCCGCGAATGTCCATCGCGCCGATCAGCGATGCGTGGCCCGGTGCGGACAGCGACGGCAGCGCGAACACGCCCGTGTACTTCACGGCGGGGTCGAAGATCAGGCCGAGCGCGGAGATGGCGACGATCACCAGCAGAATGCCGCCCGGCACGCGGCGCCGTTCCAGTCCGAAGATCGCGGCCAGGCCCAGCACCGACATCATCACCGGGAAGGCCGTGATGTGGCCCAGCGCCACCGGCAGTCCGGGGCCGGGGTTCTTCACTACCAGGCCGACGTCGTTGGACGCGATCAGCAGCAGGAACAGGCCGATGCCGATGCCCGCGCCATGCGCCACGCCGGCAGGCAGGTTGCGCAGGATCCAGGACCGCACGCCGGTGACCGAGATGGCCGTGAACACCACGCCCATCAGGAACACCGCGCCCAGCGCCACGGCGGGCGTGAGCTTCTGGCCCAGCACCAGCCCGAAGGCCATGAAGGCCGTCAGGGAGATGGCGCAGCCGATGGCGATGGGCAGCCTGGCCCACAGGCCCATCAGCAGCGACCCGAATGCCGTGGTCAGGCAGACGGCCACGAAAACGGCGCTGGTGTCGAAGCCGGCCTTGCCCAGCATGCCGGGCACGACGAACACGGCATAGACCATCGCCATGAAGGTGGTAACGCCGGCCAGCACTTCGCGGCGCTGGGTGCTGCCGCGTGAACTGATCTCGAAATACTGGTCGAGCTTGCCGCTGGCCTGCGGCGGTGCAGCGTCCACGTCCGTGACGGACGGATACGGCTGTTCGATCATGGTCTGTCTCCTTGCAGGGCGCTGCGCGCGTCCGCGTACGGATCGGGCGTCAGCCTCGTCTCACGTGGTTCCGGGGGTGTGCGAGGGCGGAGGTCCCATTGGCATCGGGCAGGGCGGGTGTCTCGTTCCTCGGTGTCCGGCCACTCGGGCCGGGTGCCGGTCCACTGCCTCTGACGGGCGGGATCCGGCGAGGCTCAAAGGTAGGCGAGGCATTCGCCATCCCCATCATCGGTGCCGCATGCGGAATATGTAGCTACCCGAATAACCACGGCGTGGCGGTGCCTGCAGCGGCTCAGGGATTTCCCTCAATGGCCGCCGCCAAGGGCCATCGCACGGCCAGGTGCTGCACAGGAGGCCAACCATGCGTCACAACGGGGCGTCGTGACGCAGGTGGGGCTAAAGGTCACGGCACGGGCGCCGATAGCCCTTTGGCAACACCCATATCCACACATACCGAGCCAGCGGAGCCAGAGCATGACCAGCGCGATGAGAGACATCGACGAGCGCACCAACCTGACCAACAACAACCAGTTCGAGTTGCTGTTGTTCCGACTTGGCGATGCGACGCACAGCGGACAGTCCGAACTGTTCGGCATCAATGTTTTCAAGGTCAGGGAAATCCTGGTAATGCCGCCGGTCACCACGGTGGTGGGCGCCGAGCCGTCAATCCTGGGCATGGCCGATATCCGCGGCCAGGTGATTCCGGTGATCGACCTGCCGCGCCTGCTGGAATGCTCGCCGAAGTCGGGCCTGAACATCATGCTGGTGACCGAGTACGCGCGGTCGACCCAGGGCTTTGCGGTCGAGGCCGTCGAAGAGATCGTACGACTGGACTGGAGCCAGGTGATTTCGGCCGAGAACAGCGTCAAGGGCGGCCTGGTGACCAGCATCGCCAAGCTCGACGTTGGCGGCGACAACCCGCGCCTGGTGCAGGTGCTGGACGTCGAGCAGATCCTGCGCGACGTGCTGCCGACCCGCCAGCCTGATGTCGATCCGGCCACGGTGGGCCCGCAGCTGAACCTGCGCCCGGGCAGCAAGATCCTGTGCGCCGACGACTCGGCACTTGCCCGCGGCCTGATCGAGAACGGCCTCAAGGCGATGGGCGTGCAGGTGGTGATGACCAAGACCGGCCAGGAAGCCTGGGAGATGCTGGGCCAGATCGCCGATCTGACGTCGAGTCAGGGCAAGCCGATCCGCGACGAGGTGGCGCTGGTGCTGACCGACCTGGAAATGCCGGAGATGGACGGCTTCACGCTGACGCGCAAGATCAAGGCCGATGCCCGGCTGAAGTCGCTGCCCGTGATCATCCACTCGTCCCTGTCGGGCGAGGCCAGCGAGGAACACGTGCGCAAGGTGGGCGCGGACGCCTACGTGTCGAAGTTCCTGGCCAAGGATTTGGCCGACACGATCCGCGGCGTACTGGCGCGGCATCCGTAAGCTTCTAAATTACGCGATGGTTTACGCCCCTCTCCCGCACGCGGGAGAGCAACCGTGTCAAGCAGGCAGTCTGTTCTCCCAGGGTTGGCCGGTTTTAACCATTGTGTTCAGGATCGTCAGGATCTTGCGCATGCAGGCGGTGATGGCAAGCTTGGAGGGTTTGCCAGCCGCTTTCAGGCGTTGATGGAACTCCCGTATGACCGGATTGTGGGAGATGGCGGTAACCGCCGTCATGTACAGGACGTTGCGCACCTCGGTGCGCCCGCCACGGATATAGCGCTGGCCCCGGCGTTTGCCGCTGTCGTCGTTGAATGGCGCCACACCCACCAGCGCCGCGATCTGCTGGCGATTGAGTTGCCCCAGCTCCGGCAGCCGGCCCAGCAGCATGAACACCGTCACCTTGCCAACGCCCGGCATGGTGTCGAGCAGTTCGACTTTCTGCTTCCACGCCTCGCTGGTGCGCAAGGCATGGGTCATATCGATGTCCAGCGTCTTGATCCGCGCGTCCAGCCATTCGATATGCTCCTTCAGGCTCTTGAGGGCCACAACCGGCGCCGTGACGACCCGCGCCTTTTCCTGCGCGCGCATCGTGACCAACTGGCCGCGCCGGTCCAGCAGATCGGCAAATTCGCGCTGAGCCTCGTCGGGCAATGCGCGGACCGGAGGTCGGATCTGCTGGCCAAACCGCGCCAACACATGCGCATCCAACCGGTCCGTCTTGGCCAGGATCCCGCACGCCTTGGCGAAATCCCGCACCTGCCTGGGATTGACCACCACCACCGGCAGGCCCGCGCCAGCCAGCGCGATGCTGACCCGGGTTTCAAAGCCCCCGGTCGCCTCCAGCACGACCCGGTCGATCTGGCCCTGGCCGTTATGCTCGGCCAGGTAGGCCAGCAAAGCGCCGATGCCGGCCTCGTCATTGGTGAACTGGCGGGCTCCCCGTTCGGGAAGCGTGTCAACATCCAGAGTCGTCTTGCTGACGTCGATTCCTACTGCCTTGATATCCATTCGGCTTGTCCCATCCTTGTGTCAATGCGGCGTACTGCCTTACAACCGTTCGGGCTTAGGCTAAACGCTACCAAGAAATGGATGCACCGATCCTCGCTCTCCCTCGAACTTGGGCTGTCGCCCAGAGCATGGGGCCATCGATCTGGTGCATCCAAACCGAATTGTGCGACATACAAGGGGCCGGGGGTGAGGGCCCAGCGGTTCAATCTCGAACACGTCGCTGTTGAAACCTCGTTGCCCTCACCCCAACCCCTCTCCCACCGGTGGGAGAGGGGAGCACGCCAAAGGCATATTCGCCTGGCAAAATCCCGCACTGCATAAATCGCCGCCGAAGGCAACAAAACCCCCGCAATCGCGTTTGCCCAAAAAAAAGGCAGTCCAGCTCCCTTCAATGCTGGCGCGGGTTTGCGGGCTGTCAAGAGGGCGATTATCCACGCAACCTGTGGATAGTTCCATGGGTCACATGGACTAACTCAAACAGGTATACGGCGTGGGGGCTACTAATCCAGCCGGGTTATTTTGGCTGGGCCACCGTGCGCAGATATGGCTTCAGCGTCTTGAATCCGTCCGGATATTTCTTCTTTGCATCGTCGTCGGAAACCGAGGTCGGGATAATCACGTCGTCGCCCGGTTTCCAGTTCACCGGCGTGGCCACCGTGTGCTTGGCGTTGAGCTGCAGCGAATCCAGCAGACGTAGTACTTCGTCGAAATTGCGGCCAGCGCTCATCGGGTAGACCAGCATGGCCTTGATCTTCTTGTCGGGGCCGATCCAGAACACCGAGCGGATCGTGGCGTTGTCCACGGCGGTGCGCGGGCCGCTGCCGCTGGCCTCGGGGTGGATCATGTCGTAGAGCTTGGCCACGTGCAGGTCGTGGTCGCCGATCATCGGGTAGTTCACGGCGGTGCCCTGGGTTTCCTCGATGTCCTTGGCCCAGCGCGAGTGGTCGCCCACGGGGTCGATCGACAGGCCGATGATCTTGGTATTGCGCTTGTCGAACTCGGGCTTCAGCTTGGCCATGTAGCCCAGTTCGGTGGTGCAGACGGGCGTGAAGTCCTTGGGGTGCGAGAACAGGATGGCCCAGCTGTCGCCGATCCATTCGTGGAAGTTGATCTTGCCCTCGGTGGTCTCTGCGGTGAAGTCCGGGGCTGTCTCGCCAATGCGGATGGCCATGGTCAGGCTCCTTCAGGGTAGTGTGCAGTGGTCGGGTGGATGATTCCGGCGCGCATGCGCCTGCCGCACCGGAGAGCAAAGCAATACAGTATAGGAACAGCCGGCGGCGATGGGGCTCCTGCCGATGGTGGAGCGACGCGCCGGTATCGCCCGCGTCACTCGCACTCTTGGGAGCTTCCTAATCCGGCCGCTCCAGGTCGGCAATCACCGCGCGCAGGAAGCGGGCCGCCTCGCCGCCGGTGACCACGCGGTGGTCGAACGTCAGCGACAGCGGCATCACGCGATGCACGGCTGGCTGGCCGCCGGCGGCCACCACTTCGTCGCGGATGCGGCCGGCGCCCAGGATGGCCACCGTGGGCGGCACCACGATCGGCGCCGCGTAGCGGCCCGCGATCATGCCGAAGTTCGACAGCGTGATGGTGTTGCCGCGCATTTCCTCGGGCGCAATGGCGCGCGCCTTGATATCGGCCCGCATGCGATCCAGCCCGTGGCGCAGGTCGGGGGCGTCGCGCTTGCCCACGTTGCGCAGCACCGGCACGAACAGCCCTTCGGGCAGGTCCGCTGCAATGCCCACGTCGATGCGTTCCAGCAGGTGGCGCCGTCCAGTGCGGCCCTCGTACCAGGCATTCAGTGCGGGCTCGGCCCGCACCCCGGCCACCAACGCGCGCACCAGGCGGATCGTGACGTCATGCCCGCTCGCGGTGCTGCCCACGGTCTGCCAGGCGTGCAGGTCGGCATCGTCCATGACGGTGGCGGCGGCCACCTCGCTCTGCGCCCGGGCCATGTTCTGGGCCATTGCGCGCCGCACGCCGCGCACCACTTCGGCGGGGCCAATTTCGGCCAGCGTGGTGGCCACGCGCTGCACGTCGGTGGCGGTGATCACGCCGTCGCGGCCAGAGGGCGTCACCATGGCCAGGTCGACCGACAGCTTGCGCGCCAGCGCGCGCACCGCCGGCGTGGCCTTGAGCCCGTGGCCACCCTGGACGCCGGCCGCGCCCACGCGTGTTTCCCCTTCGCGCACCACATGCGTGCCCACCTTGACGTTGCCCACCACGGTGCCCGCG
This region of Cupriavidus sp. EM10 genomic DNA includes:
- a CDS encoding chemotaxis protein, with amino-acid sequence MTSAMRDIDERTNLTNNNQFELLLFRLGDATHSGQSELFGINVFKVREILVMPPVTTVVGAEPSILGMADIRGQVIPVIDLPRLLECSPKSGLNIMLVTEYARSTQGFAVEAVEEIVRLDWSQVISAENSVKGGLVTSIAKLDVGGDNPRLVQVLDVEQILRDVLPTRQPDVDPATVGPQLNLRPGSKILCADDSALARGLIENGLKAMGVQVVMTKTGQEAWEMLGQIADLTSSQGKPIRDEVALVLTDLEMPEMDGFTLTRKIKADARLKSLPVIIHSSLSGEASEEHVRKVGADAYVSKFLAKDLADTIRGVLARHP
- a CDS encoding transposase; this translates as MDIKAVGIDVSKTTLDVDTLPERGARQFTNDEAGIGALLAYLAEHNGQGQIDRVVLEATGGFETRVSIALAGAGLPVVVVNPRQVRDFAKACGILAKTDRLDAHVLARFGQQIRPPVRALPDEAQREFADLLDRRGQLVTMRAQEKARVVTAPVVALKSLKEHIEWLDARIKTLDIDMTHALRTSEAWKQKVELLDTMPGVGKVTVFMLLGRLPELGQLNRQQIAALVGVAPFNDDSGKRRGQRYIRGGRTEVRNVLYMTAVTAISHNPVIREFHQRLKAAGKPSKLAITACMRKILTILNTMVKTGQPWENRLPA
- a CDS encoding peroxiredoxin, translating into MAIRIGETAPDFTAETTEGKINFHEWIGDSWAILFSHPKDFTPVCTTELGYMAKLKPEFDKRNTKIIGLSIDPVGDHSRWAKDIEETQGTAVNYPMIGDHDLHVAKLYDMIHPEASGSGPRTAVDNATIRSVFWIGPDKKIKAMLVYPMSAGRNFDEVLRLLDSLQLNAKHTVATPVNWKPGDDVIIPTSVSDDDAKKKYPDGFKTLKPYLRTVAQPK
- a CDS encoding dihydrolipoamide acetyltransferase family protein — protein: MRIFKLPDLGEGLQEAEIVTWHVKPGDAVQADQPLLSVETAKAIVEIPSPFGGQVAKLFAQPGDIVHLGAPLVGFEGAGAADDAGTVVGNVKVGTHVVREGETRVGAAGVQGGHGLKATPAVRALARKLSVDLAMVTPSGRDGVITATDVQRVATTLAEIGPAEVVRGVRRAMAQNMARAQSEVAAATVMDDADLHAWQTVGSTASGHDVTIRLVRALVAGVRAEPALNAWYEGRTGRRHLLERIDVGIAADLPEGLFVPVLRNVGKRDAPDLRHGLDRMRADIKARAIAPEEMRGNTITLSNFGMIAGRYAAPIVVPPTVAILGAGRIRDEVVAAGGQPAVHRVMPLSLTFDHRVVTGGEAARFLRAVIADLERPD